The Streptomyces cyaneogriseus subsp. noncyanogenus region GCGAGCCGCTGCACTACACGCTGGGCGGCATCGCACTGGCGCCGTTCTTCGAGGGGACCGAGGACCCGACGCACGCCTACTTCCGGCGGGCCGAACCCCGGGTGGTCTTCGGCGGCACCGACTCGGGCGTCGCCAATCCGGCGCGGCCCGACGGCACCACGCTGCTGGACGACATCTGGGCCGGGGCGCCGTTCGCCGACAAGGGGGCGCTGGTGGCCCGGGTCCGGTCGGCGGTGGACGCCTGGCGCTCCGCCGGACTGCTCGGCCGGGCCGACGGCGACCGGGTGGTGGAGACGGCACGCAGGGCGTCGTACGCGCCGTGAGCGGCGTGGCGCCCAGGTGACGGCGGGGGCCGCCGGCCTCCCGGTCCCGTGCGGGGGCTGGGAGACACCCTAGGACCGGCGGCCGCCGCGTCGGCCGCCGCCCTTGGCGGTGCCGCCGGAGCCCCGGCGCGGGTTGCGGCCGGCCGGCTTCCCGGCACCCGACCTGCTGCCGCCCGCCCTTCCCCCGGACCGGGCCCCGGCCGCCTTGGCCCCGGCCTGCTGCTTGCCCGCCGCGGGCTTGCGGCCGGCGTCGCCCGCGCCGGTCCGCTCGGCGCCCTCCTGCGCCGGGCCCGGCCTGCGGCCCCGGGTGCTGTTGACGGTCCGGCCGCGGACGATGCCGATGAAGTCCTCCACCAGGTCGGTGGTGGCCTCCTGGGGCCAGGACAGCGCGACGCTCGACGTGGGGGCGTCGGTGAGCGGCCGGTGGGTGAGGTCCTTGCGGTGGTGCAGCCGGGCCAGCGACAGCGGGACCACCAGCACCCCGATCCCGGCCGCGACCAGCTCGACGGCGTCCGCCGTGGTGGCGGGGCGCTCGAAGGCGGGCCGGCCCGGGAGCCGCTCCCAGCCGAGGACGTCGTCGAGGGGGTGCAGCACGATCTCGTCGGCCAGGTCCGCGACCGACACCTCGTCGGCCGCCGTGACGAGGTGGTCCTTGGGGACCACCACCACCGTCGTCTCGGTGTAGAGCGGGATGGCGCTGAGCACCGTCCGGTCGACGGGCAGCCGTACCAGGCCCGCGTCGGCCCGGCCGTCCAGCAGCACACCACCGGCCTCGGCGGCGGCCACCTGGGTCAGGGACAGCGGAACACCGGGCAGCCGCTCGTGCCAGACGCGCACCCACTTGTCGGGCATCACGCCCGGGACGTACGCGAGCCGGAACGAGACGGGTTCTTCCGAGGCTGTCACCTGGCCAGGTTACCGGGCGTGGTCATCGGTCGCGCACATGCTCGATACCCTGGACAGCATGACCCAGCACCAGAGCACCCAGACGATGAAGCCCGCGACCGCGGCCAGGAAGCTGGGTGTGTACCTCGAGGCCACACCCGCAGAGTTCCGGGAGGGTGTCGTCTCGCGCGCCGAGCTGAACGCGCTCCAGGCCGACCCGCCCGAGTGGCTGCGGGAGCTGCGCCGCACCGGCCCGCACCCCCGGCCGGTGGTGGCGGCGAAGCTGGGCGTCTCCATCGCCGGGCTGCACCGGGGCGGGATCACCGAGCCCCTCACCACCGAGCAGATCGAGGCGCTGAAGCAGGAGCGTCCCGAGTGGCTGGAGCGGGAGCAGGCGCTCCAGGCGGAGGTCCGCAAGGAGGCGGCGCGCGTCAAGAAGCTGCACGCCGAGCGCGCCCAGTCCGCCTGAGCGGCTGCGCCGGCGCCGGTGTCACCCTCCCCCTACCGGACACTCGTCGTGCGCAAGCACCCGAGTGGCCCGAGAAGTGGGAGTGGGCGCCGATGAGGTACGACGATCTGGTGCGAACCGTCCAGGAGCAGAGCCGGGCCGTCAGCCGCGGCGAGGCCGAACGGACGGTGTCCGCCGTGCTGCGCACCCTGGCCGAGCGTCTGCCCGAGGGGCTGGCCGAGCATCTGGCGGCCCAGTTGCCGCACGAGCTGGCCGGGTCCGTGCCCCCGGCGCAGACGCCGGCCGGGGAGAGCGGGCACGGGCGGGGTGCCGGTGAGCGCTTCGGGCTCACCGCGTTCGCCGGCCGGGTGGCCTGGCGGGCGGGTATCACCGAGGAGGCCGCGCTCCAGCGTGCCGCGGTGGTGCTCAACGTGCTGGACGCGTGCGTCTCCCCCGAGGAGATGACCAAGGTGGCCGGTGCGCTGCCCGCGGACATCCGCGAGCTGCTGCCGACGACGCGGGCGGTCGAGAGCGAGGCGTGAGAAGCGGCTCGGGGGCCGGCATCCCGGGACCCGGGGCGGTTCACCCCTGTGCCGCGGACCCGTCGGCGGCGGGGGCGAGCCCTACGTCGAAGCCGCCGCGGCCGTCGAAGCGGACGTCGAGCACGGCGTCGAAACCGTCCTCGCGGGTGGGCCGGCGCAGCCGTTTCAGCGTGGCGCGGACGCCGATGTCCGGGACCCGGTCACGTCCGGCGCGCGCGGCGTTGCGCCGCAGGGAGCCCGTGAGGTCGGGCGGGAACCAGTAGGCGACGACGGCGGCGCCGTACGCGTGCCCGGCCGCCACCAGCGGGCCCCACTCGTCGGGGGACGGGTTGGTGTTGTCGACCGCCACCGACCTGCCGTCGGCCAGCGCCTCCTCGATCAGCCGCATCTGCCGGGCCTGCTTGCCGCGGGCGCCGCGCGGGAAGCGGTCCTTGCTGACCAGCGTGCAGCGGTCCCGCAGGCACTGCTCGTAGAAGGTCGACTTCCCCGCGGCCTGGAGCCCGACCAGGACGGCCACCTCGGTCCCGTCCCGCCCGGCGCCACCGGTCTCCTCGCCGTCCCCGGCCGCCGCCCCGGTCATCGCGGCTCAGCCTTCTGCCTTCTGCTCCGTCAGGCTCCACGCGTACTGCAGCCAGTCCGCCATGGTGACGGCGGTCAGGCCCGCGCACACCAGGCGGGCCGCGCGCGGCGCGGACGCGTAGGTGCCCACGAGCGCGCCCGCCACCCAGGCGGAGGTGCAGAACGGGCAGGACACCAGATCACCGACGGCCCGGCGCATCCCGCTGCCCCGCGAGACGTCCATCACCTCGTTGCCCTCGCCGTCGCGCTCGCGACGGGTGAACGGTGCCCGCAGGAAGCTGGTGACCTTGTCCTTGGTCAGCAGACGCGACGCCTTGAACGTCGCCGTGCCCAGCAGCGCCATGTCCCAGGGCGGCACCCCGTCGGGCAGCCGCAGCCCGCGGCGGCGCGCCACCAGGGCGAACAGCCCCACACCCGCCGCGAAGGTCGTCGCCAGCGTGGCGTAACCCGCGAGGGGGGTCTCCTCCTCGTCCTCGTACCGCCGCTCACCGTCCGTCATCGGAGCCTCCTCGCCACACGCCTGCTGCCGGTCCTGCGCCGGACGGAGCCCGGGTGCCCGCTTCCGGCCCTGGTCATACGCGAAGTCCCAGGGAAACGACCGAACCGGGACGGCGTCCGGCACGCGACCGGCACGCCGCCCCGGCGCCGGGTCCTCAGCCCCGCTCCGGCCTGCCGAAGAACTCCGCGTAGTCGGACGGAAGTTGGGCCGGCAGAGGGTCCACCTGGCCGCCGGAGACCGCGTCGGCGACGGTGGACAGCCGCCGGGTGCGCCGGACGCGCCGGTCCGCCGGGCCGGGTGCCCGCCGCCCGGGCGGGAGAAACGGGCGGCCGCACCGGCGTACGTCCGGCGGATCCGCCAGGTGCCGGTTCTTTCCCGGGGAGCGGCCTGGGGGGCCGGGCGGCCGGGCAGGTCCGGTGCGCGGTTCTCGGTTCGTTCTCGGGCGGGCGGCCATCGGCCGGACGGGGACGGGCCACCGGCGAGCCGGGCCACCGGGGGCGCGCGAACGGCCGGGGGGCAGGACCCCGGACGGGTCCGCCCCACCCGGCCGTCGCCCGGGTCCGCTCGGTGCCGGCGGCGGTCACGGCGCCGCCGCCGGTCACCTTCCGGACAGCGGTCCGGGGCGCCCCGGCCGGGTCAGGCGCCCGCCGCTCCCGCCGTCAGCACGCGGTCCGGCCGGATCGGCAGGGCCCGGTGACGTACACCGGTCGCGTGCCAGACGGCGTTGGCGATCGCCGCCGCCGCGCCGACGATGCCGACCTCGCCGATGCCCTTGATGCCGACCGGGTCGTCCGGGTCCGTGTCGTCCACCCAGTCCGCCTCGATCCGCGGCACGTCGGCGTGCGTGGCGACGTGGTAGCCCGCGAGGTCGGCGCCGTAATGGCCGCCGGTGGCCCGGTCGCGGACCGCCTCCTCGTGCAGGGCCATGGAGATGCCCCAGGTCATGCCGCCGATCAACTGGCTGCGGGCGGTGAGCGGGTTGACGATGCGGCCCGCGGCGAAGATGCCGAGCATGCGGCGCACCCGCACCTCGCCGGTGGCGACGTCGACGGCGACCTCGGCGAACTGGGCGCCGAAGGAGTGCCGCTCCTTGCGGGCGAGGGCGCCGATGGCCTCGGTGGTGTCGGAGCGCACCGTGATGCCCTCGGGCGGGATCTCACCGCTGAGGGCGAGCCGCTCGCGCAGTTCCCGGGCCGCCTCCGTGACCGCCCAGGACCAGGAGCGGGTGCCCATCGACCCGCCGGCGATCCAGGCGGGCCCGAAGGCGCTGTCGCCGATGCGGACCCGGACCCGCTCGGGTGCCGTCCCGAGCGCGTCGGCGGCGACCAGGGTGAGGGCGGTGCGGGCGCCCGTACCGATGTCCGCGGCGGCGATCCGCACGGTGAAGGTGCCGTCCGCCTCCGCCGTCACCGCCGCCGTGGAGGCCCCGGCGCCCACGGGGAAGGAGGCGGCGGCCGTGCCGGTGCCGAGCAGCCAGCGGCCGTCGCGGCGCACGCCGGGGCGGGGGTCCCGCTCCGCCCAGCCGAACCGGCGGGCGCCCTCCCGGAAGCAGGCGGCGAGGTTGCGGCCGGCGAAGGGCAGCCCGGAGACCGGCCCCACCTCGGGCTCGTTGCGCAGGCGCAGCTCGATCGGGTCGACGCCGCACTTCTCGGCGAGTTCGTCGAAGGCCGACTCCAGGGCGAAGGAGCCCGGTGCCTCGCCCGGGGCGCGCATCCAGGTCGGCGAGGGCACGTCGAGCCGGACCACCTCCTGGGAGGTGCGGTGGGCTTCGGCGTCGTACAGGACGCGGGCCGGGCCGGTGGCGGACTCGACGAACTCGTACACGGTGGACGTCTGGTTCCACGCGCGGTGCTCCAGCACGCGCAGCCGTCCCCCGGCGTCGGCGCCGAGCCGGATCCGCTGGGCGGTGGGGCTGCGGTAGCCGGTGAGCGAGAAGACCTGACGCCGGGTCAGTACGACGCGGACCGGGCGCCCCAATACGCTCGCGGCCATCGCGGCGGCCACCTGGTGGGCCCGCACGCCCTTGCTGCCGAAGCCGCCGCCGACGTGTTCGGAGACCACCCGCACCGCGGACGGGTCCAGCGCGAAGATGCCGGCGAGTTCGCCCTGCACCCAGGTGCTGCCCTGGTTGGAGTCGACGACCTCCAGCCGGCCGTCGTCCCACCGCGCGGTCGCCGCGTGCGGCTCCATCGAGCTGTGGTGCTCCTCCGGAGTGGTGTACTCGGCGTCCACGACGACGGCGGACGCGGCGAGGCCGGCCTCCA contains the following coding sequences:
- a CDS encoding DUF2267 domain-containing protein, with translation MRYDDLVRTVQEQSRAVSRGEAERTVSAVLRTLAERLPEGLAEHLAAQLPHELAGSVPPAQTPAGESGHGRGAGERFGLTAFAGRVAWRAGITEEAALQRAAVVLNVLDACVSPEEMTKVAGALPADIRELLPTTRAVESEA
- a CDS encoding DUF1360 domain-containing protein — translated: MTDGERRYEDEEETPLAGYATLATTFAAGVGLFALVARRRGLRLPDGVPPWDMALLGTATFKASRLLTKDKVTSFLRAPFTRRERDGEGNEVMDVSRGSGMRRAVGDLVSCPFCTSAWVAGALVGTYASAPRAARLVCAGLTAVTMADWLQYAWSLTEQKAEG
- a CDS encoding xanthine dehydrogenase family protein molybdopterin-binding subunit; translated protein: MTTAPTRPAAAQGSVGTAHTRVEGRDKVTGAARYAAEIPFTGLAHGWLVLSTVARGRIRAVDADAALALPGVLAVLHHGNAPRLVTDYPGLLGVPDPTAVVFQHDRVPHAGWPVALVVAETPEQAREAADTLAVHYDEEPHDIAFSAARPDSYPADGHTPATTEKGDVEAGLAASAVVVDAEYTTPEEHHSSMEPHAATARWDDGRLEVVDSNQGSTWVQGELAGIFALDPSAVRVVSEHVGGGFGSKGVRAHQVAAAMAASVLGRPVRVVLTRRQVFSLTGYRSPTAQRIRLGADAGGRLRVLEHRAWNQTSTVYEFVESATGPARVLYDAEAHRTSQEVVRLDVPSPTWMRAPGEAPGSFALESAFDELAEKCGVDPIELRLRNEPEVGPVSGLPFAGRNLAACFREGARRFGWAERDPRPGVRRDGRWLLGTGTAAASFPVGAGASTAAVTAEADGTFTVRIAAADIGTGARTALTLVAADALGTAPERVRVRIGDSAFGPAWIAGGSMGTRSWSWAVTEAARELRERLALSGEIPPEGITVRSDTTEAIGALARKERHSFGAQFAEVAVDVATGEVRVRRMLGIFAAGRIVNPLTARSQLIGGMTWGISMALHEEAVRDRATGGHYGADLAGYHVATHADVPRIEADWVDDTDPDDPVGIKGIGEVGIVGAAAAIANAVWHATGVRHRALPIRPDRVLTAGAAGA
- a CDS encoding LysR family substrate-binding domain-containing protein: MTASEEPVSFRLAYVPGVMPDKWVRVWHERLPGVPLSLTQVAAAEAGGVLLDGRADAGLVRLPVDRTVLSAIPLYTETTVVVVPKDHLVTAADEVSVADLADEIVLHPLDDVLGWERLPGRPAFERPATTADAVELVAAGIGVLVVPLSLARLHHRKDLTHRPLTDAPTSSVALSWPQEATTDLVEDFIGIVRGRTVNSTRGRRPGPAQEGAERTGAGDAGRKPAAGKQQAGAKAAGARSGGRAGGSRSGAGKPAGRNPRRGSGGTAKGGGRRGGRRS
- a CDS encoding DUF5997 family protein, which encodes MTQHQSTQTMKPATAARKLGVYLEATPAEFREGVVSRAELNALQADPPEWLRELRRTGPHPRPVVAAKLGVSIAGLHRGGITEPLTTEQIEALKQERPEWLEREQALQAEVRKEAARVKKLHAERAQSA
- a CDS encoding ATP-binding protein, with translation MTGAAAGDGEETGGAGRDGTEVAVLVGLQAAGKSTFYEQCLRDRCTLVSKDRFPRGARGKQARQMRLIEEALADGRSVAVDNTNPSPDEWGPLVAAGHAYGAAVVAYWFPPDLTGSLRRNAARAGRDRVPDIGVRATLKRLRRPTREDGFDAVLDVRFDGRGGFDVGLAPAADGSAAQG